A section of the Ignavibacteria bacterium genome encodes:
- a CDS encoding STAS domain-containing protein, with amino-acid sequence MNFEVKHNDDIVVFKLNEKKLDTTISGILKGEFTILCQAEGVRKMIVDLSEVEFCDSSGLSALLLCQRQIRERGGAIRLTHCNEKVETLVRISQLERVLPLISTNEEAISELQNLE; translated from the coding sequence ATGAATTTTGAAGTCAAACACAATGATGATATAGTCGTATTTAAGTTAAATGAAAAAAAATTAGATACAACAATATCCGGCATCTTAAAAGGCGAGTTCACAATCTTATGTCAAGCAGAAGGCGTTAGAAAGATGATTGTTGATTTGAGTGAAGTCGAATTTTGTGACAGCTCGGGTTTAAGTGCATTACTGCTTTGTCAACGTCAAATTAGAGAACGCGGTGGTGCTATCAGATTGACACATTGTAATGAAAAAGTTGAAACGCTTGTTAGAATTTCTCAACTCGAACGAGTACTTCCACTCATAAGTACTAACGAAGAAGCAATTAGTGAACTCCAGAATTTAGAGTAA